A section of the Indicator indicator isolate 239-I01 chromosome 26, UM_Iind_1.1, whole genome shotgun sequence genome encodes:
- the VPS37B gene encoding vacuolar protein sorting-associated protein 37B: MALDVRRLEALSLHELSALLEDEEQLQDMAREMEEAQNVQHSKDMTLASNRSLAEGNLLYQPKLESLKSNLTEKYQELQVLFEAYQIKKTKLDRQSSNASLETLLALLQTEGAKIEEDTENMAERFLDGEIPLDSFIDEYQSKRKLAHLRRVKIEKLQEMVLKGQRLPQAQPQAQPRAPETTPAPQDPYPSDANTPPSVVPRRIPPPPPSSVPAGRFPTPFTAAMSSGPALSYPGAPYPPLPPRPGVQPASQMPQPGYPSQFVPQYPPALPQRPPRLPPHPGFILQ; this comes from the exons ATGGCGTTGGACGTGCGGCGCCTGGAGGCGCTGAGTCTGCACGAGCTCAGCGCGCTGCTGGAAGATGAGGAGCAGCTACAGGACATGGCCCGCGAGATGGAAGAG gcCCAAAATGTtcagcacagcaaggacatgACTCTTGCCAGCAACcgcagcctggcagaaggcaatCTTTTGTACCAGCCAAAGTTGGAGTCTTTGAAATCCAATTTGACTGAAAAATATCAAGAGCTGCAAGTTCTTTTTGAAGCATACCAGATAAAGAAGACAAAACTAG ACAGACAATCCAGTaatgcttctctggagacgctGCTAGCGCTGCTTCAGACAGAAGGGGCTAAGATTGAGGAAGACACAGAG AACATGGCAGAAAGATTTCTCGATGGTGAAATACCACTGGATTCCTTCATCGATGAGTACCAGAGCAAGCGCAAACTGGCTCACCTGCGCCGTGTGAAAATCGAGAAGCTGCAAGAAATGGTGCTGAAGGGACAGAGACTTCCACAGGCTCAGCCGCAGGCTCAGCCCAGAGCGCCCGAGACAacaccagcacctcaagatcccTACCCTTCAGATGCAAATACTCCTCCTTCAGTGGTGCCCCGACGAATACCACCCCCTCCACCTTCCTCAGTCCCAGCAGGACGCTTTCCTACTCCCTTTACTGCAGCCATGAGTTCAGGACCAGCTCTTTCTTATCCAGGTGCTCCGTATCCTCCTCTCCCACCTCGACCAGGAGTTCAGCCTGCGAGTCAAATGCCACAGCCAGGATACCCATCTCAGTTTGTACCACAGTATCCTCCAGCTCTTCCCCAAAGACCACCTCGCCTTCCACCACATCCTGGCTTTATCCTCCAGTGA